The genome window TTGAAGATCACGATTGGGGAAATGATGATGATGCACAGAACCAGCTGCAGGACAGCCTAGACTCATCCATGGAGGAGTTATCTGCGTTTGATAAAGACCTGGAGAAATTTGAGGGGACATGGTGCTCGGAAAGACGCAAGCAGATATGGCTGAGACTAGAGAATCCTGGATATTCCCTTTGTGCAAAAATAATAGCAGTATTTTCTCTGAGTGTGGTGTTAATGAGTATTGTAGCCATGTGTGTTCATAGCATGCCCGAGTTCCACCAGGTTGACGCCAATGAGAAAGAGGTGGAGAACCCGGTGTTGAAAGGCTTTGagattttttgtgttctgtggttCTCCACTGAATTCATTCTACGATTAACTGTCACACCATGCCTGCGCAAATTTGTGTGCAATGCACTGAACATCATTGACTTGGCGTCCATCGTTCCATTTTACGCCACGCTGGCATTCGAAACCGCTGACGCTGAGGAAAGTGCGGAGCTGGAGAACGTGGGGAGGGTTGTGCAGATCTTGCGCCTTATGCGCATCTTTCGCATTCTCAAACTGGCGCGGCATTCGGTCGGGCTGCGTTCGCTCGGGGCGACTCTCCGTCACAGCTACCATGAGGTCGGACTTCTCATCCTGTTCCTCTCTGTAGGAATCTCCATTTTCTCTGTGCTCATATATTTCGTGGAGAAAGAAGATGAGAACTCGGAACTTCAGACCATACCGGTGGGCTGGTGGTGGGCGACCATTAGCATGACCACGGTGGGATACGGAGACACGTATCCGGTCACTCTGGCTGGGAAGCTCATCGCCACTTTGTGCATAATCTGCGGCCTGCTTGTGGTTGCTCTTCCCATCTCCATCATCTTCAACAAGTTCTCAAAATACTACCAGAGACAGAAAGCCCTGATGGAGCTTGATCAGCTCAACCCAGAGGATGAAAAACAGCCAGATCCTAGCATGCCATTCCTTCATATGGGAAGCCTCTTCACGCAAAATATGAATTCTCTGGGACTTAGGGCATCCTCTAGGAGTAGTGAGGGAAGCGTCACTGATGCTTCCAGCATCCAGGATATAGAAAGTGCCTACCCTGCTGGGATGAAACAGTCTGAGAGCGCAACATGAAATcgacatgcatgcacacactcaGATGAGTGGAGGAGAATAAACAAGAATGAACTGGTCGGATACGCAGCACATGACAAGGAACACATGTCCGGGAGATTTGGAGGATGGGGAACCTCCTGAACGTACCAGCTGGACCTTGGAAAATCAACAGcactttttctctttatttctcagGGTGATATGTCTCATGCTTTccattatttataaatcaaaacCCGTTACCAATAAATGGACAGTGCTAGCGTTAATGTTGATGCTGTATAGCCAATTAATTAACAGCATTGATTGAcaggtgtgtttttttaaacaagctgTTCAGTTTAATTAAAAGTGTTCTCGCAGTGCCGTTGGGACAAGAACTATTCCTAAATGTTTCATAGGCAATGACAGCATTTAAAATGCTGGACTTCAGATGGCATGCTGCTGTACTGCATCTGCCTAATGTGTCCGTCAGAGGGATGGGAGGAAAGAGCGCATGCATATTTCAATAAGTGGGAGAAGCCATAAAGACAGAAACTGCAAAGAGATGTTACAGTTAAATAAAGTGTTGATGTACAGCATATTTAGAGTCTCTGATTTGGTTTTGTGATCACTACATTAGTCCAGGCGAAGGACTTTAATATGATCTGCCCTAAATCTCTAGGTAAGAGTATTGGAAATGATTGTGTCTTTATTctgagaaaatataaataatcaaattcaCGTCCTGTACACTTTGTCCTCTAAGGGAGCACATTCTCTCTGCATCTTGCTGTCTAGCGTGACTTATGTCAGTAAGCTGAATTATCAGCAGGGAGAAGAGTTCAAATGTTAGAACTGTCTGCAGTGGTGGATGTATTACTGCTGAAACGGCAGCCTTTTGGCAAGTAGCTTTAACGTAGATGAATCAGCCTCCATTTGAGACGTTTCCATTGATCAATGTGTCACGCTTGTTTGCTCAAGTGTTTAAGGACATACCTCAATCCCTCATGAGTCACATAAATCCACCAGGGTTGACCCTTTTCAGCTTCAGAGATGTGAAGAATCAAGGGGAGTTTCATGGTAAatagaaatattatattatttcctGAGCATGGTAAAATTATATTTGGGACATGGGTGGTGTAAGTGattgtacaaaaaatacaaaaattgatcgtttcaacaaaatattacaacaaaCTAAAGTTTTTGTTACTATTTAAGAGGAAATTGTTTGAAGAAACAGCTCTCACTATCAAAGATTGATTACATATCATGTACTGTGTCAGGGCAGTTCCTTTTAGCCAGAAATTTGAGATGGCCACAAAGAGTCACATTTCTTGTACAGACATTTGGACAACACGTACAAATTTGAACATGGGCATACGAAAATAATCACAACCATTGCGGTGTTCTTCTGACATTATTCTGCTCTGGTACAACATAGTCGGTGGTTAAGGATGTGGGATGAAAGCAAACCCACATACTGCAGTGAGCTCCTATATCATTATGACCAAAGGCACTTAATCTCACGATCCTCCAGGAGACTAAATGCTCTGAATTTAAGAAGAGAAACATGTAATTtctagataaataaaaataaggccATCATATCAGGTCAGCTTGAACCCATAACTTCTTGAGCACTGAAGTCCTTTCACGAACAATTTGCCACCTCTTCCACACGGGTCATTGCACATCTTCCAACAAACTACCTAACACACATGAAATTGGATGGACTCCTCTTTCCGTGGCTGAGAATGGAGTAAAAAGGCTGTGAAAAGAAGTGTCTGCATCATCGGAGGAAATATGAACTTTCTGCTCTGTTCTAATGTTTCAGGGAAATACAATAAGCATCACAATGAACAAGCATAAGCAGTTCAGTAAACCTAACTGATAGAAAAGTGAAGATGCTGCACAAAATACGTTATGTTTAGCTATTAAGATGATGATAgtgattaaaacaaaatatatattgaacCATAAATCAATGAAGTTACTAACGCAATATCGAGTGAACAAAATCGAAACGGATATTAccaaaataaccacaaatgtccaTGTTATTGCGGCGGCAGAATATCAGACGTCTGATCTTCACCGGATCTACTTTCACGTCTCTCGTATTATGCCGCGATGTCGCTTCTATTTCATACAAACGCTAACGAAAAACAAAAGGTAACTTATaacttaaagaaatataaataacgATTGTAGGAAAATGTCCTCGAAAGTCTTATGTATTAGTTTCAAAGTAAGCATTCAAGTTTTGACTTATCACTAGCAGTAAAGGGAATCTTCAATCTCAAAGCAAGAGAAAACGTCACTTGCAAAACAAGGAACCGGTGAGTGAGTGACACACGTAGACCCACGGAGAACAGACGGTGCCTGGAGGGCTTTTGGGACGTCAGAGTCGGTAGAGTTATTTCAGGTCGTATAACACTGTATGGGAAAAGGATCATTTTTGGCAAGCAAATATGGgtggttttaaaataaaaaagtaaaatataagcGATATGACAGATCCTCTTTACATTGTTGAGCACTTCGTTAAGTCACAACAACTCAATTGGCTTGATTGTagctcaatggtaagagcattatgttaacaacgcaaggttgtgggttcgataacttatttagttatttattttttcatgtctgtccatttacatttacgcatgtAGCAAACGCTGGAGATTGCattgtacatttgtttctgactatgtgcaatccctgggatcgaacccatgaccttggcattttTAGTGCCATGCCCTGACTACAGAGCCACATGCAAGCTATTGGTCCATGAGTCAATTCTAATTACgtttgatgtaggatatagaaagtaatagaAATAAggaattaaatactttttggagagagtaatttgtacattcatttaattacactattgaatatgtaatcagtaactagaaattaattaatttttcagagtaatttacccaacactgtctATATTTAAAAAGGTATGAAATAATTTGACACAAATCAATATTAAATGCATAGGCTTTTATTTTGGTAATTTACTGTATGTTGCAGGATTATCTACAGTCATTAGCccctaaaaaaaaatgtactcacaatacatttatttttaaataatagataATATTATAAATTTGTGGACAATCAATTTCACAAAGATTCAACAAAATAAGGAAAACATACTGAAAGCTATTTAAGTTTATCAATACTCACAGTATGTGATCTACTGTATAAAACCATTAAGGTAATGGGATTTCAAAACTTGCCGAATCTGCAAGTATTTCAGTACAGAATGCCCTGTTTCTGACTCCTGTGATCTCACCAAGTAAAGACTGCCTGTCAGGTATCAGCCCACTTTACCAATCTCAATCCCATCAGTTCAGTTGGGCAGATATGGATGTTATGGATTTCTGGATGGATTGGTGTGATGCTGTGTTCAATCACCCAGACTTCTGGAATTGAATTCGGAATGTTGAAGGGATCACATGCTTGACTAGTGTACCATCCAATCCTTTGACCTTGATCTAGGCAGTTCTGTAATTCACACATTTCTCATCAGCTGAAGGTCACCCTCCTAACACTTCTATTTATGatatattgatttttattacagCAAATTGTGGTATATcctttctttaattttttaggCACATGTCACCcaaacattgtcatttttaaacattccaaacctgtgttaTTGTATTTTCTCAGTGATCCAGAAAATGATATTAGGCTGAATGCCTGAGGGACTCCTCTTCATGTAACAAAAGTGGATGGTGATTTCCAGTAAGCATCTTTCTCTTGCATCCATTTCTGTATTgtggtttaaaatgacttttagtTGTTTAATGGTTTTCAAAGAATATGTACATGCATTTGAACCTCAAGTCTGTAATTTCTTTGCTTTCAGATTCACAAAACCTTTCAGTGTATCTATTTTAGAGACATGGACAAAGCAATAGGTCCTAAAACTTTTCTTATTGTCTGATAAGTAATAGTCGGTTCTACACAGAAATTACTAATGTAAACACAGTCATAACCCTTGAATGAAGGTGCATACTGTTGGCTCTCCAATAAGGTTAATGATCGCAGACTCTTTCCTGCTGTTTCAGTGAAGGTGAGGAAGATGATGAGTCAGAGACAATGGTGCATACAATGCAGattgttcttgtttgtttatcagaGTCAAAGAACAGAGAATGGCTGATTGGAGCCAAACATCAACAATGTCAGCCAATGTTTGATTAGAAGAACGTTGTAGAGGACAAAGTTGAGCTTACTAACACAAAACTCCTAAAAGTGTATGTGAGCATCAAATCAAAAACGTACAGAATGTTTCCTGAAGAGATTCGCAAGTTGGAAAGTGAGGCCTGTGTGACTGTGCTGTCTGCACCTTGTTTTACAAAGtgagaaactgtgtgtgtataagaCATTCACACTAACTTCTGTGTCTCCTTCACAGTAATTTCAAGAGTTTCCTTTATgtgacgacaaaaccagtcttaaggggagattgagatgtttacatcatctgaaagctgaacaaataagctttctattgatacaTGGTTTATCAGGATAGGTCACTATCAGGCGGAACAACAAGTGTTTTCAAAGCTGGAATTTAAGGGtacaaaaaaagctaaatatagaGAAAATCGCCCTTGAAGTTGTTagtctgaggcactgtagcaggccatccactcacaaaaagaaaacttttatacatttacggaagaaaataaaatatcttcatggaacatgatctttacttaatatcctaatgatttttggcaaaaagaGAAATCGTTAAGttttacccatacaatgtatttttgaggattactaaaaatg of Triplophysa dalaica isolate WHDGS20190420 chromosome 11, ASM1584641v1, whole genome shotgun sequence contains these proteins:
- the kcns3a gene encoding potassium voltage-gated channel subfamily S member 3a; amino-acid sequence: MVYGQVLHRRGPDDSFINLNVGGFKRRVERVLLQRFPQTRLARLLYCSSEAAILQLCDDYAAADREYYFDRNPRFFRYVLNFYHTGRIHLMEELCVFSFSQELEYWGIKELHIDACCSNKFQEQKECVEDHDWGNDDDAQNQLQDSLDSSMEELSAFDKDLEKFEGTWCSERRKQIWLRLENPGYSLCAKIIAVFSLSVVLMSIVAMCVHSMPEFHQVDANEKEVENPVLKGFEIFCVLWFSTEFILRLTVTPCLRKFVCNALNIIDLASIVPFYATLAFETADAEESAELENVGRVVQILRLMRIFRILKLARHSVGLRSLGATLRHSYHEVGLLILFLSVGISIFSVLIYFVEKEDENSELQTIPVGWWWATISMTTVGYGDTYPVTLAGKLIATLCIICGLLVVALPISIIFNKFSKYYQRQKALMELDQLNPEDEKQPDPSMPFLHMGSLFTQNMNSLGLRASSRSSEGSVTDASSIQDIESAYPAGMKQSESAT